AGAACTCGGCGGGTAGGTTTGCGCCAAAAATCGCCTCTCCTTGAAGCAAGATTTGCAGGGCCGCGAACGCTCCGAAGAGCACGCACGCTCCCAAAGTCCGCCACGGCTTCCAACCGCCGAGGATCAGGGCGGCGAGCGCGATATACCCTTTCCCAGCCGTCATGTGGTCTGTGAAGCTCCCGGCGTTGCTGACGAGCAGGGCTCCGCCAAGGCCCGCCAAGACCCCCGTCGCGATCAAGGCGAGGTATCGAATCTTGACCGGGTCAAGACCCATCTGGCGCGATTTATTCGGATCGTTTCCGACCGCGGTGAGGTGGTTGCCGCCGCGCGTCTTCCTCAAATAGGCGGCGATCAGCGGTACTGCAAGAATCGCTATCCACCAGTATACGTTGACGCTGAAGGCCGTGGTCTTCTCCGATAGCTCCGGCAAGGTCTTCGAGAGAAAGCTGGTGCCGCCGAGCGCAAGCGCGTTGATGCCCATGCCGCTGACGATGTGATCGATGTTGTACGCCTGAGTTAGCAGCGCGTGCAGCAGACTCATGAGGACCGCCGATCCGACTCCGGCCCCCAAACCAAGCGCCGCGCTCCCCGTCTGGACGCCGACGAGCGCAGTGATGCACGCAGAGGTGAGCATCGTGCCCTCAAGCGCAATGTTGATGACGCCAGATCGTTCGCTGAACAATCCGCCCAGCGCGGCAAGCACGAGGGGCGCGCTGAGAGTGATCGTGCTGACCAAGAGCACAACGATCCAAGGGTCACTCATGCGACGGCCTCCTTCTGTACCGGAAAACGGCGAACACGATGATGATCAGGCCCAGGAGGATGCCCGCCAGCCCCTTGGGAACGCCGATGAGTTGAATCGCCGCCGTCCCCTTGCTGAGGGCTCCGAACAGCAGCGCAGCCGGTATTACGCCGACCGGCGATCGACCTGCGAGCAGAGCGACCCCCAGCGCGTCGAATCCGCGCCCGGCGGCGAAGTCTGAGAAGAACCTGTGGTCATAGGCCAGCACTTGGAACGCGCCTGCCAGTCCGGCGAGCGCCCCGCTCGCAACCATCGCCCGCACCGTGACGCGCTTGACGTTGACACCGGCGACCGCCGCCGCAGTCCTGTTCGCCCCAGTCGCCCGCAACTCGTATCCGGAGACTGTGCGTTTGAGCCAGTATGCGGCGAGAATAACGATCAGAAGCGCGAGCGGGAACGCTAAGTTCATCAAGAACGGAGGCGAGTCGATGACGGCAGGGATGTTCGTGGCTTGATCGAGAACCTCTGTCGTGGCGCTTTCTTGCCCAAGGTCTCTAAGAGGCTCTCGCACCAAGTAAAGCGTCAAGAACAGCGCGACGCTGTTCATCATGATCGTCGTGATCACTTCGTGACCGTCGCGATACGCCTTGATTGCGCCGGCGGGCCAGGCCCACAGGCCGCCTGCAACACACCCGGCCAAGACCGCGAGGCCGATGCCGAGCGCGTTCGGCACGAGCAGGGCGACGTACGCAGCGGCGATGCCGCCGACCAGCAGCTGCCCCTCGGCCCCGATGTTGAACAGTCCAGCCCGTAGCGCAATGTAGACCGCCAAGCCCGCCAGCAGCAACGGCGTGGTTTCCTTGAGGGTCCCAGAAATCGCGCGCCAACTGCCGAGGCTGCCCATGAAGAGCTTGACGCCGACGTCCCCGGGGGCGACGCCGGTTA
The DNA window shown above is from Armatimonadota bacterium and carries:
- a CDS encoding ABC transporter permease, which gives rise to MSDPWIVVLLVSTITLSAPLVLAALGGLFSERSGVINIALEGTMLTSACITALVGVQTGSAALGLGAGVGSAVLMSLLHALLTQAYNIDHIVSGMGINALALGGTSFLSKTLPELSEKTTAFSVNVYWWIAILAVPLIAAYLRKTRGGNHLTAVGNDPNKSRQMGLDPVKIRYLALIATGVLAGLGGALLVSNAGSFTDHMTAGKGYIALAALILGGWKPWRTLGACVLFGAFAALQILLQGEAIFGANLPAEFWNALPYLVTVVALAGFLGRNKAPAGLGKP
- a CDS encoding ABC transporter permease → MTKLLGWKQIALVLGAFIFVVLVLQLTGVAPGDVGVKLFMGSLGSWRAISGTLKETTPLLLAGLAVYIALRAGLFNIGAEGQLLVGGIAAAYVALLVPNALGIGLAVLAGCVAGGLWAWPAGAIKAYRDGHEVITTIMMNSVALFLTLYLVREPLRDLGQESATTEVLDQATNIPAVIDSPPFLMNLAFPLALLIVILAAYWLKRTVSGYELRATGANRTAAAVAGVNVKRVTVRAMVASGALAGLAGAFQVLAYDHRFFSDFAAGRGFDALGVALLAGRSPVGVIPAALLFGALSKGTAAIQLIGVPKGLAGILLGLIIIVFAVFRYRRRPSHE